Within the Macaca nemestrina isolate mMacNem1 chromosome 5, mMacNem.hap1, whole genome shotgun sequence genome, the region TATAGCAGTCCATCAGGAGGGACACGCCGTAATTGATTTAACTATCCTATAACTGGACATTGAGGTTAGTTTTGACTTTTTTCTGTATAATGTGAAGTGCATCTTTATGCACaaaatccttttctgcatctatgatTACTTCCTTGGACTGGCGAGTGTTTTTCAAGGCTTTGAcatatattgccaaattgcttttcCAAAGAGGTTGTACCAAGGTATGCTCTGGCAGTTGTGTTGAAGGTGCCTGGTACCAAAGGCATTTTAAAGTCATTGACACTTGGGGAAGGCGGGGTTTTGGGGGAAGGGATGGTGCTGGTGAAGGTAGTTTACCTAACTCTTCTTTTAAACTATTTAATGTCtgccctcattctttttttttttttcaagatggagtttcgctcttgttacccaggctggagcacaatggtgcgatctcagttcaccgcaacctctgcctcccgggttcaagcgattctcctgcctcagcctcccaagcagctgggtctacaggcatgtgccaccacacctggttaatttttgtgtttttagtagagatggggtttcaccatgttgcccaggctgttcttgaactactgacctcaagtgatctgcctgcctcggcctgccaaagtgctgggattacaggtgtgagccaccatgccaggctggtcCACCCTCATTCTTACgtgattttaaaatgagaacacacatacagaaaattataaattataaggGAGCAGCTGTACAAATTATTGTAAATATGACACTCTCATGGCACCAACACCCATATCAAATTACAGAACTTTCCTAATCTCCTTACCCACCAAGCCATCTTGTGTCCCCTCCCAGGCACTCCCCCAAGGGTAATTAGGATCCTGAGTTCTAACATAGTAGATTACTGTTGTCTGTTTTTGAACTCATATACGCAGAGCATGCTGTATAtgcttttgtgcctggcttcttttgttAACATTATGTCTGCGAGAGTCATCTATGTCATGTGTGACAACAGTGCATTTGCCATCATTGCTTTGTAGCATTtgattgtatggatgtaccaccacttcaatatttatttatttatttatttatttatttatttatttattttgagatggagtctcactctgttgcccaggctagagtgcagtggcaccatctcggctcactgcaacctctgcctcctgggttcaagtgattctcctgtctcagcctcccgagtagctgggactacaggtacgcacagccacgcccggctaatttttatatttttagtagagatggggtttcaccatgttggccaggctggcttcgaactcctgacctcaagtgatctgcccgcctcggcctcccaaagtgctgggattataggcgtgagccaccgtgcccggcccaccaCTTCCTTATCTATCTTTCTTTAAtagacatttgggtggtttccagttTTGGCTCCTATACACGCAAACATTCTGGTATATGTGCTTTGGTGACCACGTGGATGCTTTTTTGTTGGGCACGCATGGGAGTGGAATCCATGGATCATGGAGTGTGTTTTCAGCTTCCTGCTCCATGTTTTAAAGGATCATTTAGAGGGCAGAAAAATCCCCAAGGCAGTTCAGGCCTCACAAGCCACTGAATGGACCGGCGTCAGCTGAGGGTAGTTTGAGGGCACTGCATGAAGGTGGTACGCCCCCAAGAAACCCTTGTCTGGGACTGTGGTGGAACCTGAGTGGGTCCCTGGCCCTCCAGCTCCAAATGCTCAGTGGCTGCTGGCCCTGGCTCTGTGCCTCTGCTGGCCACTTGGTGTCCTCACCCAGGGTCCACGCCTGGCCTCATGACCACTGCACCGAGCAGGGCAGGGTTTGGGCCAGCCCAGGTGGAGCTGGGGGGATTCCTTCCCATTGGCGACCCACCTGTGGACGTGACTGGAAGCACTGGAAGCAGGTCAGGCCCCCCACAAATCCCCAGAAGCTGCTGTGCTTCCTTTCTCCTGTTAACAGAATCACACAAGTCACACATATTCCCACTGTAAGAGCTGGGTGCTTCTCCAGTGGAACGAGGAACTATAAAAATCCCTCTTTATCCCTCCCCCTCCATCACCccttcccactcccctccccagcGGTAACAACTCTGAACAGTTTGGGGTGCTGGGAGAGCCCAGAATAGGAGTTAAAGAGTGGGGGCCTGTGAACCAGGCTGCCTGCCTGGATCATATCTCCATTCTGCTGCTTAAtcagctgtgtaaccttgagtGAGTaccttcacctctctgtgccttggtttcctccaGGAAAAATGGGGACAATACTAGAAAAAACAGAATTCACATTAGGAAAAGCACATTGACCAGCCCTGACCCGTGGCAATCATTCACGAAGCATTTAGCGGCTGGTACTATGATCGTCCTGTTTTCTACACATACACCATTTCATGCTTCATGGGCTCAAGCTGTGCCTTTTATTCTGCAGGTTACCTTGTCCGCTCAGTGCTATATCTTTGATACCTTCTTTCATACATCTAAGACTTTTCTCTTCTGGGCTCCTCTTTCTCATTACCTCTCTCATGGAGACCAGTGATTTCTCCTTGTCTTTCTCCTCCCTGTGCCCACATCTTCCCTCAGGTACGGCTCTAACAAGACTGGTTCATACTAAGGTGTAAATGACTGACAGGCAAAGCCCACACACAGGCTGGGTGAAACCAGCTATGGCCTGATCAGAGGAGACTGGGATCCCTGGTTATGAAGCGACTGCCACACACTTACCTTGAATCCTCCCAATGGCCCCAAAAGGCAGATGCTGTGATTAGCAGGTGCTGCGTTTTACAGAGGAAGACAGcaaagcacagagaggtgaagtggctTTCTGAAGTCGCCTAGCCAGTAGGGGCAGTGAGCCTGTGGGACTGCAGAACTCATTTTGGACATGACTAAGCTGGAACCCAGTCTGGCCTTTGAGGCGGAGTCAGCAGAGAGGTTCTGGGTgggcagcagcaggaggcagctGGAGGGTCCTGGGGGTGTCGATGGGGACAGCTGTGCGATGGGGGAGAGGCAGGGATTCTCTGGGGCATCAAACCCTTCCTTTCAGGAGGAGAGTGTTacctgggaggggcaggggagatGGCTCTCCAGGGAAATGCCCCATGCCTGGTGTCTACATGCAGTAGGCACTCCAGGCCCCCAGTGTTACTGAATGTGCGCACGGTGGACCCtttccaggcatggtgggtcTGAAGGGCCAGATGGTGGGTGGGGCTAGGGACATTTTGGTTCTCCCACGTCCATCCTCTTAGTTCTTCCTGGCCAGACTGGGTGTTAAGGGAGGCGGTGAGTGGCGCCTCGGGGTTTGAGAGTGAGTAGGCATGCTtggaggctgagggtggggggACCAGCATGTCCTGGACCACCCCCATTGCTCTCTGATCCCCTCAGGCCCCTCCCTTACCCCATATCCATCCCACCCACACCACATTCAGCAACCCAGGCTGGCAGCCGGGGCCAGGGGAGAGGACTGAAGCTTCACTGGAGGACAAGCTCTGTGGGAGTGACAGCTCCAGCAATGGGGATGGGGAGCCTCACTACCCTGCCAGCCTCTGTCAGAGGACAGGGGACAGTAGCTAAGGCTACTGACACCCACTGATGCACAGACACCTTGCTGTGTCCACTTCTCCAACGTCCTCTCCCAGGAGGCTCCCCCAGATtctggcagggcgtggtggggCAGGGATTCCCAAGTCCATTGAGcggatgagggaactgaggctggTCCAGCCAGTGAGAGGCAGGGCCCAGCCCAGGCTCTCCTCATAGCAAAGCCAACTCCAGTCCAGGCGAGGCCAGGCCAGACGCTCAGCTCTTTGTCAGAGAAACAAGGGGATCGTTCTCCCCTAGCCCTCCCTGTGCCGGCTGGCACTACCAGGCCCGGTGCCCACACCCCCACCAGGGCCAACTGAAGTCAGATTGTCCCCAAGGGTTGGGGGGGTGACCCAGTGCCGTGTGGATGGGTGTGTAGGGGGTACAGCTGCGAGggggtgggctgggctggggtcaGAGCCTATGAGGTCTGTAgggctagtgtgtgtgtggtgggcagTGGGGGTACAAAGATAGGGATACCCCTCTGTAGCAGCATAGGAAGGGGGTGGGTGAAGGCAtgggtggaggctgcagctgtGTTCCTGTGCAGGATGGGAAGGGGGTGGTGGGCATCTGCTCCTTTCTTTCTGGGGACTGCCCCATTGGGAGCTGGCGGAGAGACCCAAGGGGCTGAGACAGCCCCTTTACTGATTCATGGTGTAGAGgggcagagaaggaaggagggtgggTGAGGGCCACTGCCTGCCTTCCTACCTTGTCGGGAAGGCACAGTGGTGGTGGGAGGAAGCCTGGCTGGCAGTCAGGTGGCATGGGCTCCATTCCTGGGCCTGGCAGCCAGGCAGCCTGCAGTAAGCTTCCTCCCTGCTCTGTGTGGAGACCCTCTGCTCCCCAGCATGGGCTCAGAGGCCATGCTACCTGGGGCTGGGTTCCAGCTCTGTCCCTTTCACTGCCGAAAGACACTTCATCTCCTGTGCCTCTGTttctccttatctgtaaaaggagAGTAATACGCAGAACTACTTCATAGGGCTGTTCGAGGTGAAGGAGTTTGGAACATTGCCTGACATACAGTAAATGCTCAAATAAATgcaagttattattatttctatgatCTGGTGATTTTCACTGAATATTTgccagtttttttgtgtgtgtgtgctaatGCTGACTAAGTCCACTGTCTGGCATTAGCCAGAACATGTCAGCCTTTGCTGCTTCCCTTTTGTCACCCACTGAGGTCTGGGCCTCGTTGTTAGGGGCTTGAGACACAGCTCTGGCCTCTGGTCCACACTGATCAGTTTGCCTGCCAGTCATGTGCCCATCCATGTCTCATgcactcagcctcccaggtgctACATGCTGTGCAAGACCGATTAATTTCATATCATACTCCAATCTTCTGAAGTAGAGACTGTTTACTAATGAGAAATtgatgctcagagaggttaagtgacttgcccaaggtcacacacaaaGAAGTGGCAGAACTAGGATTCAAGCCCATATTTTCTCAGTTCAGAAGTCCTTGCTCAACCACAAAGTCATACTGCCTCTTGCAATATCCCCAAGATGGGACCCTCCAGCACCTGCCAGGACCTTCATGGGGTCTGGACACACTCAGGAACCCTGCATCTCTCAGAGTCTCAGCCTGTCTCAGCTGGGGAGGACCTTAGAAATTACTGGGTCCAACCCCTTCATTTTGTGCATGGAGAGATGGAGGCTCAGAGGGGGAAGGGACTTACCCAGGGTCACTCAATGAGCTAGGGACAGAATGGGCCCAGCTGTAGGACTCATTCTTCCCTGTCTTTCCTTCCAGACTGGGCTGGGGGGCTTAAGTCACACCTGTCTCACTGAGACCTGTAGAAGATTAGGGCTGATGTACTGGGTGGTGAAGTCCTCGCTGGGCTCTGGCAGTGCCAGGTGCTCGGAAGTGGCCTTCCCCATCCAGGCCCTCCTAAGCCTGTGGCCTTGCCTTCCTCTTTATTACGCTGTAGGCTCCACGAGCTCAGGAACTACAGTTGTATCCCCATTGCCTGGCTCACTAATAAGATACATTTCTTCACACATGCATTCAGCATTTGCCATGTCCCTGGTCCTGGGCCAGAGGCCCAAGGTATAGcagtgaaaaagacagaaaatgcctGCCCTCAGGGAAGTTTGCATTCCCAGTAAGAAAGAGATAGACAATGAATGAAACAGCTAGGCAAAAATGCATAGTACTTAAGATGGTGGTAAGtgatatggagaaaaataaaaataaaagggaaggagcatagggagtggggatggggggctttgtaattttaataggGTGGTCCTAGAAGGTCTCTGTAAGGTAACATATGAGCCTTGGAGGAGGTGAAGGAGTGAGCCATGATGTCATCTAGGgggagagcattccaggcagagggaacagcaagtgcaaaggccctgaggtgggggCATGCCTGGGATGTTTCAGGGATTGTAAAGTGCCTGGAGGATGTAACCGGAGCAGATAAAACAAGAGGGAGAGCTGGTGGATGGGGTCAAAGGGGAACATGAGGTGGGCTAGATCCTAGGGGGCCTTTCCAGTCATGGTAAGGACTTTATCTTTTCCCCTGAGGAAGGTGGGAGCCATGGGGAGTTGGGAGCAGAGGGGAGGACAGGATCTGACTTAGGATTGAACAGGAGTTAAATGAGTTGCTCTACTGAGTTGCCAGTAGAACGTCCAAGGGCAAGCCAGAGGAGGCAGTCTGGATACTGGGCTGCTCCTGCGGGATTCCGGGTAAGACCCGGGATAACCTGGGCCCACCTTGTGGCAGCAAAGGAGGATGGATCTGAGATCAGATCTAACAGGATCAGGATGTGGGCGTGACACAGAGAGGAGTGGAGGTTGACTCTTAGAGTTTGGGATTTACCAACTGCAATGAGTGAAGAAGACAGAACTTTCAGTTTTGGTCCAGGAACCAGGAAACTTGGATTCATGTCTCAGCTGTCACCCGCTTGCTCAGCGACCCTGGGCAAATCTCTTCCCCTCTCAGGGCTTGGTGTCTTCTCCTGTAAAATGGATGCGATCCCTGCCAGCTCCTGTGCATTGAGGAGGACACATACCTCATATACCTGCCGCCCCTTCTTGTCCACAGGGAGCCAGCGCCGGCAGCCACCATGGCATCACGCATAGGGCTGCGCATGCAGCTCATGCGGGAGCAGGCACAGCAGGAGGAGCAGCGGGAGCGCATGCAGCAGCAGGCTGTCATGCATTacatgcagcagcagcagcagcagcaacagcagcagctcGGGGGGCCGCCCACCCCGGCCATCAACACCCCCGTCCACTTCCAGTCGCCACCACCTGTGCCTGGGGAGGTGTTGAAGGTAGGGCCTGTTCTGGCCTGCCCCCTACCCTGTCCCCACTAGTCCCAGCCTCCCCTAGAGCCCTTGCCTTTTCCCCGTCCCAGGTGCAGTCCTACCTGGAGAATCCCACATCCTACCATCTGCAGCAGTCGCAGCATCAGAAGGTGCGGGAGTACCTGTCCGAGACCTACGGGAACAAGTTTGCCGCCCACATCAGCCCGGCCCAGGGCTCTCCGAAGCCCCCACCAGCTGCCTCCCCAGGAGTGCGAGCTGGACACGTGCTGTCCTCCTCCGCTGGCAACAGTGCTCCCAATAGCCCCATGGCCATGCTGCACATTGGCTCCAACCCTGAGAGGGAGGTGAGTGAGGAGCTGGCCAGTGGCTGTGCTGCTTGCAGAGCTCGTGCCCACTGCTGTGCTTCTGAGACTCGCGGTCTAATGGCAGAAGCAGGGGTGCCACCTTCGGGGAGCCTCAGTCTGAGGTGGGGACAGAGCTCTCCTCAGGGAGCCCCAATCTCGGGGGGGGAGACacagccctgccctcagggagcctCACAGAGGAAATGCCATCCTTACTTTCAAAAGCTCTGCTAggaagccaggtgctgtggctcacgcctatcatcccaacactttgggaggctgaggcgggcagatcacttgaggtcaggagtttgagaccagcctggccaacgtggtgaaaccccatctctactaaaatacaaaaattagctgggtatggtggtgcgcacctgtaatcccagctactcgggaagctgaggcaggagaatcgcttgaatcaggaaggcggaaattgcagtgagctgagatcgcgccacagcacttcagcctgggtgacagagtgagactccttatcaaaaaaaaaaaaagctctgctAGGGAGAAACAGAAGGCGTATCTGGGAAAGCCCAGCACACTCCCCAAGCCAGAGACAGAAGTGAGATCAAGGAAGCTCCCTGGGCAGGTAGGCTCCTTGGCAAGAACCGTGGCTTCACATTGGGCCAGTGGGACCTGGACAGCTCATCTCTTCTCTGGGCCTATTTCCTCTTTCCCCAGATAAGTAGGTTGGGTGAGGTGGGCTCCAAGGTCCCTCCAGGTCAGTGGCTGTCCCATTGCCTCTTCCCCCTGCCCATCTCCTGGTGGGCCCTCCCCAGATGgacttttctcttttccagtttGATGATGTCATTGACAACATTATGCGTCTGGACGATGTCCTTGGCTACATCAATCCTGAAATGCAGATGCCCAACACGGTACTGCTGGCCAAGGTGGGGTGGGTGTGCAAGGGTTCTAGGGAGGGGGACACCCACAGTGGCTCTGAGCCTGGAGAGAGCTGGAGACAGGGTTCTCACTGGGCAGAGCTGGCATGCTTCTGTAGAGATAACGgtcattttcattaaataatgtgACAAGGGCCAGGGCCAAGAGGAATTAAGAAGCAAGAAGgatgtgcctcagcctctgcacaccatggggcttcagaggggagaaGGGGCTGGGGACATGGAGCGGGCCTGGTTGGGGAGCTTTCCAGgttggggaaggggcagggggaggcagggagagcaCTGCACGGGTGGAGGGACAGTGTGTCTATAGGAAGGTGTGGAACTAATGAGTTCCTTTGGGGACCTGGGCCTCCCCTCCTTTACCAAGCCCGGAGCCCAACAGGCAAAAGCCTGTCTGTGTCCCTCACTCCATGGGGCAAGTGATCTGGGGCTGGCCTTGTCCCCAACCACAGGAACACTCCCTCTGGCAGCTTCCTTCGTCTCCTGGCAGAGGTGGGGTGGCAGGTGGGGAGGAGCTGGGCTTGGAGTCAAAAGGCCTGGCTTCTGGCTTTTGCTGTGACCTTAGGAAATCCCTCAAGCATACTAAACCCCAGTTTTCTCAGCTGCAAAATGGGGGTGATGCTCTCTAGCCACAGGATTGTGGGAAGATTCGATGAGGGAAGAAGTTGAGGGCAAGCCTGTACCAAGGTGACAGGTGTGTGCACTGAGCAGGGGGGATTGCCGGTGCCTCTCCTGCCCGCTTTTCTTTGGAGCTCCTGAATCTCAGCTGCTTACTCCTGCCTTTGGGCATGAGCCTTTTACCCTGATCCTGGCCCCAGCCCATGCCACCAAGGGAAAGTCCCCAGTTCCTGTGGTGGGGAGTCAATCCTTAGTCCCCACTGCCCTGGTGACATCGCTGAGTGGCCTAGCAGGAGCTGGCCGGGACTGGTTGGGTCCAAAACTACAGCTAGCAGGGGCAGCgagggctgaggagggagggagggtgcgAGCGATTGGTCCCTTTAGTAGTTCCTGTGTACACTGTGGGGTGTCTGGGCCTGTGATTTGTTCTGCATGTTTCTGTGGCAGGATATCTTTCCAGAGCTCAGATCTCTCCCTGTCAGACTCCTGCTTAAACTTCTCTTGGCTGCCCATTCCAAAACTCCAGTATCTTTGCAAGTCAAACACTGTACTGGGGATCCAGATACATCTGCCCTGCCTGCagcacctccacccccaccacttCTGCCCCTTGAGCTGCTGGAATTATGCTCTGCCAAGCGGCCCTGTCTGCTTGTGCCCTGGCGGCTGCCCGGAGTGCCTTGTCTCACATCTCTGCTCAGACTCTACTGAGTTCCACGCCCTCCAGGAAACTGTCCAGAAACTCTAGAATTGATTAGATGACCTGCTCTAGGGCTTCCATAATGCCTGGCTGGGGCCTAATCCTATCACATATTATTGGTTGGATCACTCTCTCAGCCACTCTAGGCCAGgggctccttgagggcagggaatGCATCTTATTCAGCTCTGGACTCTGCAGACTTTCAAGGTGAATTGCTGGGTGAAGGGGTCCAAGGTGAATTCTGACACTCTGGGTGTCCCCGGGAAGGACTGattctgggatgacaggccccAGAGGGGGCTCCCCGTGGACAGGGGGATACTCATGGGTctccctcaccccccaccccacagctACCCCTGTCCAGCAGCCACCTGAATGTGTACAGCAGCGACCCCCAGGTCACAGCCTCCCTGGTGGGTGTCACCAGCAGCTCCTGCCCTGCGGACCTGACCCAGAAGCGAGAGCTCACAGGTACTGCCTCCCTCTATCCCTGTGCCTTTGAATACccaactcctcttccttttctccctccctctcagctcctctctcctcctcttttgGCCTCCAGATGCTGAGAGCAGGGCCCTGGCCAAGGAGCGGCAGAAGAAAGACAATCACAACTTAAGTGAGTCCTGCCCTTCCCcgtctccctgcctccctcttccttgTTCTCACCTGGGCTGGCTAAAAAGCCACTCCCTGACCTGCACAGGTGGAAGGCTTCCCTGCTCATGGCCAATTCACTTGCAGATGGCTTAAGCCCTCCCACTGCTGTCACTCAGTGGTGCCTGGGTCTATTAGTGCTGTCTTTCCACTAGACCTCtttaggagggggtgggaaggatTCCTGGAAGGGGTATTCATGAAACCCCCAGTTTATCAGGTTGTTTTCTGGGTTAAGGCATGGGAGCTGGGGCGTCAGAGTTCTGTGTAGCGGGGAAGAGTCCTACCCCAGGCAGCTTTGCTGTGCTGCCAGCATCACTAGGGCTGATTCTACCTTTCAGCGCTGTTAATTATGTCTGGCCTTTGCCCTGGACCCCCTCATCCCTGTAGAAATCCAAATCTGTCACCTCTTACTTCCTAGAAGGACAAATCTAAGCTGCAGGTTGCCCTGAAGCACCCCTCCCTGGGTTGGATACTTCTCCCCGTGGGGCGGAGGATCCCCATCCCTCTAATTGCTCCTTCTGGAATCTGTTACCTTTAGTTGAAAGGAGACGAAGGTTCAACATCAACGACCGCATCAAGGAGTTGGGAATGCTGATCCCCAAGGCCAATGACCTGTGAGCAGGTTTCTGAGGGGGAGGGTGATGGGTCTGTGGTGGGCAGCAGCTGACAAGTAGTATCTGCCCTCAGCCCTGTGCTAGTTGCTAGGTTGGGAGCAGAATTCCTTCTAGAAGCTCATCTATTTGAGAAAAGatctctccctctcccaaatCAGGAAAGCTCAAGACAGATGAATTTCTGTCCTGGAAGTGAGGCTGAGGTCAAGGGAGGATTCCTGGAGGAGGAGTCATGCTGAGAAAGTTTTCTTAAGGCCATTTGGCTGGTAGACAAGAGGCtgggctcacgtctgtaatcctagcattttgggaaactgaggcaggcagatcacttgaggtcaggagttcaagaccagcctggccaacatggcgaaaccccatctccactaaaaatacaaaaattagctgggcacagtggtgtgtgcctgtagtgccagctacttgggaggctgagacgggagaattgattgaacccaggaggcggaggtggcagtgagccaagatctcgccactgcactgtactccagcctgggcaacagaacaagactctgtctcaaaaaaaaaaaaaaaaaaaaaaaaaagggtgtttGAGGGGCAGGAGGAATGAGAGTCCAGGGTAGGCTGGGCTGGAATCTTGGTAGTCTTGGGAAGAAGGCTGCACCGAATTGTCTGGTTTCATGAGATTAATGAGGTGGGCAGTGGCAACAGAAGTCACCAGGGAGGGCCTATTCTGTGCAAACTGAGATTAGCCACCTCCATCTCTAGGTCTGGGGTTGCTGGGTAAGACTGGGACAGGCCACATAAACTCTGCAACCAGAGAAGTGGCAAGGATTTGGCCACTCTTCTGAGCAATACACCTCTAATTTGCCTGGCCTGCTGCTGCAGGGACGTGCGCTGGAACAAGGGCACCATCCTCAAGGCCTCTGTGGATTACATCCGGAGGATGCAGAAGGACCTGCAGAAGTCCAGGGAGCTGGAGAACCACTCTCGCCGCCTGGAGATGACCAACAAGCAACTCTGGCTCCGTATCCAGGTCTGGTTCTGAACTTGGACTTCTTTGGTAACTCTGACCCTTAACCTGGCTCCTGGCCCCAGGGGGGCAGTACTTAGACTTCTGAAGTTGGAGACACAGGAACAATGCCCATTAGGAAGGAGGATGTATCAAGATAGGATGTTTTGCTTTGGTAACAAACAATCCTCAGCATCTTTAAGCAACATATATCAGCTGGAGGTTCTGTTCTGTGAGACCCTCATTCTGGGACCCAGGCTGCTGGGACCTAGCTCTCTGATGGCACATCTAGAGCTGGCTCTTAAAGCCATTGCCACTCTTAAGGTGCCACATGTCACTTCTGTTCAATGGGCTTGGCCAATGCAAGCACACTCTGTGAGTACTCTAACCTCAAGAGGCAGGAAAATGCAAACCTATTACGTACCTGGAAGGTGGAGAGCTGCAATCATTTGGTGGGTGGCACTAGGAATCTCCACAGGGCCAACCTAAAGAACAAGGAGCTTGGCAGAGTCAGCCCTACCAGCTGGAACTGAGAGTTCTAGTCCGGGCTCTGTGTTGAGGCTCTCTTGTCCTCTTTAGACCTGAGGCTGGCCCTTTACACAAAGGGCGATTGGACTGcaccttgtttctctttcttatggtAGATGATACAATTTACATTAAAATCtagcacacacaggcacactcaAAGTGAAAAATCAAAGTTTCATGAAGGAACGCTCCACTCATCCTTAATAGATGCAATGCATTCTAATAATTTCTATTCTAGTCTAGTCTAGACAAGtcaatttcaattaaaaaatagaaagttggTCAAGACTCACTACAGTGGTTTTACAACCCACTAATGAGTTACCACTTGTAGTCTGAAAAAACACTGGTCTAGACTCTAGAGCTACCCGATGTTTTCTTCCAGTGGAAACACTTTGGGTCTTGGGTGCTGTAGGGCAGGGGCAAGTGCTGTGACAGAGGCCCGGGGAGGGGTCCTGGTGGCTGGTACCCATGGGTGTGTTCCCCAGCTTTCTGTCTGCTCCCCTGCAGGAGCTGGAGATGCAGGCTCGAGTGCACGGCCTCCCTACCACCTCCCCGTCCGGCATGAACATGGCTGAGCTGGCCCAGCAGGTGGTGAAGCAGGAGCTGCCTAGCGAAGAGGGCCCAGGGGAGGCCCTGATGCTGGGGGCTGAGGTCCCTGACCCTGAGCCACTGCCAGCTCTGCCCCCACAAGCCCCACTGCCCCTGCCCACCCAGCCACCATCCCCATTCCATCACCTGGACTTCAGCCACAGCCTGAGCTTTGGGGGCAGGGAGGACGAGGGTCCCCCGGGCTACCCCGAACCCCTGGCGCCAGAGCATGGCTCCCCATTCCCCAGCCTGTCCAAGAAGGATCTGGACCTCATGCTCCTGGATGATTCACTGCTACCGCTGGCCTCTGATCCACTTCTGTCCACCATGTCCCCCGAGGCCTCCAAGGCCAGCAGCCGCCGGAGCAGCTTCAGCATGGAGGAGGGCGATGTGCTGTGACCCTGGCTGCCCCTGTGCCAGGGAACAGGGGCCGGCCTGGGGGCTGGGAGGGCTGGGggcacctccctcccacccttcagGCTGCACTGTGTGTGAAGTAGCcacctgccctgccttcctcctccctgcTGGCCCCTGTTTGGACTTAGTGCCTGTCTGGCAACCTGTGGGGTCAGGAGAAGCACCCCCAGGGCAGCCCTCTTGACTGGCCCAGTGGGAAGAGGCCTTCAGCCCCTCTCCGGGAGATGGAATCGTGGGGCAGTGAGGGGCAGGGTGTTCTAGAGGTGAGAAGAGGGCCTGGTGGAGACGCCCTGTCTTCTGAG harbors:
- the LOC105489619 gene encoding transcription factor EB isoform X1 — protein: MTASSGWEPAPAATMASRIGLRMQLMREQAQQEEQRERMQQQAVMHYMQQQQQQQQQQLGGPPTPAINTPVHFQSPPPVPGEVLKVQSYLENPTSYHLQQSQHQKVREYLSETYGNKFAAHISPAQGSPKPPPAASPGVRAGHVLSSSAGNSAPNSPMAMLHIGSNPEREFDDVIDNIMRLDDVLGYINPEMQMPNTVLLAKLPLSSSHLNVYSSDPQVTASLVGVTSSSCPADLTQKRELTDAESRALAKERQKKDNHNLIERRRRFNINDRIKELGMLIPKANDLDVRWNKGTILKASVDYIRRMQKDLQKSRELENHSRRLEMTNKQLWLRIQELEMQARVHGLPTTSPSGMNMAELAQQVVKQELPSEEGPGEALMLGAEVPDPEPLPALPPQAPLPLPTQPPSPFHHLDFSHSLSFGGREDEGPPGYPEPLAPEHGSPFPSLSKKDLDLMLLDDSLLPLASDPLLSTMSPEASKASSRRSSFSMEEGDVL
- the LOC105489619 gene encoding transcription factor EB isoform X3; this encodes MASRIGLRMQLMREQAQQEEQRERMQQQAVMHYMQQQQQQQQQQLGGPPTPAINTPVHFQSPPPVPGEVLKVQSYLENPTSYHLQQSQHQKVREYLSETYGNKFAAHISPAQGSPKPPPAASPGVRAGHVLSSSAGNSAPNSPMAMLHIGSNPEREFDDVIDNIMRLDDVLGYINPEMQMPNTVLLAKLPLSSSHLNVYSSDPQVTASLVGVTSSSCPADLTQKRELTDAESRALAKERQKKDNHNLIERRRRFNINDRIKELGMLIPKANDLDVRWNKGTILKASVDYIRRMQKDLQKSRELENHSRRLEMTNKQLWLRIQELEMQARVHGLPTTSPSGMNMAELAQQVVKQELPSEEGPGEALMLGAEVPDPEPLPALPPQAPLPLPTQPPSPFHHLDFSHSLSFGGREDEGPPGYPEPLAPEHGSPFPSLSKKDLDLMLLDDSLLPLASDPLLSTMSPEASKASSRRSSFSMEEGDVL
- the LOC105489619 gene encoding transcription factor EB isoform X2; the encoded protein is MTASSGWEPAPAATMASRIGLRMQLMREQAQQEEQRERMQQQAVMHYMQQQQQQQQQQLGGPPTPAINTPVHFQSPPPVPGEVLKVQSYLENPTSYHLQQSQHQKVREYLSETYGNKFAAHISPAQGSPKPPPAASPGVRAGHVLSSSAGNSAPNSPMAMLHIGSNPEREFDDVIDNIMRLDDVLGYINPEMQMPNTLPLSSSHLNVYSSDPQVTASLVGVTSSSCPADLTQKRELTDAESRALAKERQKKDNHNLIERRRRFNINDRIKELGMLIPKANDLDVRWNKGTILKASVDYIRRMQKDLQKSRELENHSRRLEMTNKQLWLRIQELEMQARVHGLPTTSPSGMNMAELAQQVVKQELPSEEGPGEALMLGAEVPDPEPLPALPPQAPLPLPTQPPSPFHHLDFSHSLSFGGREDEGPPGYPEPLAPEHGSPFPSLSKKDLDLMLLDDSLLPLASDPLLSTMSPEASKASSRRSSFSMEEGDVL
- the LOC105489619 gene encoding transcription factor EB isoform X4, translating into MASRIGLRMQLMREQAQQEEQRERMQQQAVMHYMQQQQQQQQQQLGGPPTPAINTPVHFQSPPPVPGEVLKVQSYLENPTSYHLQQSQHQKVREYLSETYGNKFAAHISPAQGSPKPPPAASPGVRAGHVLSSSAGNSAPNSPMAMLHIGSNPEREFDDVIDNIMRLDDVLGYINPEMQMPNTLPLSSSHLNVYSSDPQVTASLVGVTSSSCPADLTQKRELTDAESRALAKERQKKDNHNLIERRRRFNINDRIKELGMLIPKANDLDVRWNKGTILKASVDYIRRMQKDLQKSRELENHSRRLEMTNKQLWLRIQELEMQARVHGLPTTSPSGMNMAELAQQVVKQELPSEEGPGEALMLGAEVPDPEPLPALPPQAPLPLPTQPPSPFHHLDFSHSLSFGGREDEGPPGYPEPLAPEHGSPFPSLSKKDLDLMLLDDSLLPLASDPLLSTMSPEASKASSRRSSFSMEEGDVL